In Funiculus sociatus GB2-C1, the genomic stretch GATTTGGGAGCGTTTAGTAAGAAGGTGGCGACTCTGGGTTATGCGCGGGTTCCTTTGGTGGAAATGGAGGGGCAGTGGAGTCGGCGCGGGGATATTATTGATGTGTTCCCGGTTTCGGCTGAGTTGCCTGTGCGTCTGGAGTGGTTCGGGGATGAGTTAGACCAGATGCGGGAGTTCGATCCGGCTACTCAGCGATCGCTTGATAAGATTGAGCGTCTGGTTTTGACTCCTACTGATTTTAGTCCGATTGTGCGGGCGGCTTTAGAAGAGAAAAACCACTCTTTAGACGCGGGGGAAGACCAGAGAAGTACGCGGCGGTTGCTGGGGGTAGCTTTTGAGCAACCTGCTTCTTTGTTGGATTATTTGCCTGAGAATACTTTAGTAGCGATTGATGAGCCGGATCAGTGTCGCGCTCATAGCGATCGCTGGGTGGAACATGCTCAGGAACAGTGGAAATTGGCTGAGGAAGATTCTTCCCCATTACCAAAAATTCACCGTTCTTTTGATGAATCTCTGGCGGCGACAGAAGCTTTTCAGCGGTTGTATTTATCGGAGTTGGTTGAGGAAGGTCAGGGGTTAAATCTTGCTAGTCGTCCGGTTCCAGTGACTCCTCATCAGTTTGCGAAAATTGCTGAAACTATGCGTCAGGAACGCGATCGCGGTTTTGCGGTTTGGATTGTTTCTGCTCAACCTTCGCGTTCTGTGGCTTTGCTGCAAGAACACGATTGTCCGGCGCAGTTTGTCCCTAATCCTCGCGATTTCCCAGCAATTGATAAGTTGCAAATTCACAAGACTCCCATTGCACTAAAGTATTCTGGGGTTGCGGAACTCGAAGGTTTTATTCTGCCAACTTTCCGGTTGGTGGTGGTGACGGATCGGGAGTTTTTTGGACAGCATTCTCTGACAACTCCTAGTTATATCAGGAAGCGTCGCCGCGCTGCTTCTAAGCAAATTGACCCCAACAAACTGCGTCCTGGCGATTATGTGGTTCACAGAAATCACGGCGTTGGCAAGTTTGTCAAGTTGGAAAGTATGACTGTCAGCAACGAAACCCGCGAATATTTGGTGGTGCAGTATGCTGATGGTTTGTTGCGAGTCGTGGCGGATCAGCTGGGTTCTCTATCCCGGTTTCGCGCCACGGATGGGAAAGCGCCGGAACTTAATAAAATGTCCGGTAAGGCTTGGGAAAATACTAAGAATAAAGTCCGCAAGGCGATTAAGAAACTCGCGGTTGATTTGCTGAAATTGTATGCTCAAAGAGCGCAACAGCAAGGTTTCACTTATCCATCTGATTCGCCTTGGCAAGAGGAAATGGAGGATTCTTTCCCCTATCAACCAACGCCGGATCAGTTGAAGGCGACTCAAGATGTGAAGCGGGAAATGGAAAGCGATCGCCCAATGGATCGTTTGGTGTGCGGTGATGTCGGTTTTGGTAAAACGGAAGTCGCTATTAGAGCAATTTTTAAAGCTGTCACCGCCGGAAAGCAAGTTGCCTTTCTCGCCCCTACTACTATCCTGACTCAGCAACACTACCACACTTTAAAAGAGCGTTTCGCTCCTTACCCGATTGAAGTTGGTTTGCTTAACCGTTTCCGCAGCGCTGAGGAACGTCGCAACATTATTAAGCGGCTGGCGACGGGTGAATTAGATATAGTCGTTGGTACTCACCAGCTACTTAGTAAGGATATTCAGGTGCGAGATTTAGGGTTGTTGGTGGTGGACGAAGAACAGCGTTTCGGCGTTAACCAAAAGGAGAAAATAAAGTCTCTCAGAACTCAAGTTGATGTGCTAACTCTCAGCGCCACTCCGATTCCCCGCACACTTTATATGGCACTTTCGGGAATTCGGGAAATGAGTTTAATTACCACGCCGCCGCCTTCTCGTCGTCCGATTAAAACTCACCTAGCTGGATACGATCCTGATGCAGTACGCACTGCAATTCGCCAAGAACTTGACAGAGGGGGACAAGTCTTTTATGTTGTTCCGCGAGTTGAGGGAATTGAAGAAACTGCCACCGCTTTGCGGGAAATGGTGCCGGGAGTTAAACTAGCGATCGCGCACGGTCAGCTAGACGAATCTGAACTAGAAGCGACGATGCTTGCTTTCAGTGCTGGCGAAGCAGATATCCTCCTGTGTACCACGATCATTGAATCCGGTTTGGATATCCCCAGAGTCAACACAATTTTAATAGAAGACGCGCAGAAATTTGGTTTATCGCAACTTTACCAATTGCGAGGAAGAGTCGGACGTGCGGGAATCCAAGCTCACGCATGGTTATTTTATCCCAAACACAAGGCGCTATCTGATGCCGCCCGCCAACGCTTACGAGCAATTCAGGAGTTTACTCAGTTGGGTTCGGGTTATCAACTAGCGATGCGCGATATGGAAATTCGCGGTGTCGGGAACTTGTTGGGTGCAGAACAATCTGGTCAAATGGATGCAATTGGTTTCGACCTTTACATGGAAATGTTGGAAGAATCCATTAAAGAGATTCGCGGCCAGGAAATTCCCCAAGTTGATGATACTCAGATTGACTTGGCTCTGACTGCATTCATCCCCGCTGACTACATCACAGACTTGGATCAAAAGATGAGTGCCTACCGCTCTGTTGCTGCGGCTCGTTCTAAGGAAGAATTAGTAAGTATTGCCGCAGAGTGGAGCGATCGCTATGGTAACATCCCTAAATCTGCTACTCAGTTGTTGCGGGTAATGGAACTTAAACAAATAGCCAAGTCTCTAGGCTTCAGTCGCATCAAACCCGAAGGCAAACAACACGTTATCTTAGAGACACCAATGGAGGAACCTGCCTGGAACCTTATCCGAGCAAATCTGCCAGAACACCTGAAAACTCGTTTTGTCTATACCCCTGGTAAAGTCACTGTTCGCGGTTTAGGTGCCTTAAGCGCCGATCAACAGATGGAAAGTCTGATAACTTGGTTGGGTAAAATGCAGGGAGCATTGCCAGAACCCGCACTCGTTTAAATTTAACCCAAATAGTACATTCTGTAGGTTGGCTTGAGGAACCTCACCCAACCTACAATAGAGTGTTATAGTTATCAAGTAAAAATTGACTTTCCTAATAATTGTCGGTAATTTCTAGAGAATTGTAGCTTTGGATACAGCTATCAATCTTTAGTCAGAAAATGCACCAATTGAGGTAAAAAAAATTACTCCGTTGGGTACTTCTGATTTCGCGGCTTGCCACGTTTCAATAAACTTATAGACGCAATAAATAAAAGCTAGTGGCTAACTGAGGTTAAATAAGTGTCTTCTCAACTCTCATTTAACTGACGCTAATTTTAACGTAGCTATAAATAGCGCTTATCAATATTAACCACTCCTGAAAATAAAAGCAGAAATTTGCTAGGAAAAGCTTGCCTTAGCTATTTTTATGTGTCATATTTAATTTCTGGTTACTTCATTAAAA encodes the following:
- the mfd gene encoding transcription-repair coupling factor; translated protein: MAFSSIIRALGRSPLTTELVSKLNRQRYLQLNGIPRLPKNLVASALAQVSGQNLFVVCATLEEASRCCAALEAMGFATVHFYPTSEASPYEPFDPESEMIWGQMQVLADLVNGQSSVATNNGQLATDNGRLAIVATERALQPHLPPPEAFKAYCVTIPANPSLISGDQEGIGDLGAFSKKVATLGYARVPLVEMEGQWSRRGDIIDVFPVSAELPVRLEWFGDELDQMREFDPATQRSLDKIERLVLTPTDFSPIVRAALEEKNHSLDAGEDQRSTRRLLGVAFEQPASLLDYLPENTLVAIDEPDQCRAHSDRWVEHAQEQWKLAEEDSSPLPKIHRSFDESLAATEAFQRLYLSELVEEGQGLNLASRPVPVTPHQFAKIAETMRQERDRGFAVWIVSAQPSRSVALLQEHDCPAQFVPNPRDFPAIDKLQIHKTPIALKYSGVAELEGFILPTFRLVVVTDREFFGQHSLTTPSYIRKRRRAASKQIDPNKLRPGDYVVHRNHGVGKFVKLESMTVSNETREYLVVQYADGLLRVVADQLGSLSRFRATDGKAPELNKMSGKAWENTKNKVRKAIKKLAVDLLKLYAQRAQQQGFTYPSDSPWQEEMEDSFPYQPTPDQLKATQDVKREMESDRPMDRLVCGDVGFGKTEVAIRAIFKAVTAGKQVAFLAPTTILTQQHYHTLKERFAPYPIEVGLLNRFRSAEERRNIIKRLATGELDIVVGTHQLLSKDIQVRDLGLLVVDEEQRFGVNQKEKIKSLRTQVDVLTLSATPIPRTLYMALSGIREMSLITTPPPSRRPIKTHLAGYDPDAVRTAIRQELDRGGQVFYVVPRVEGIEETATALREMVPGVKLAIAHGQLDESELEATMLAFSAGEADILLCTTIIESGLDIPRVNTILIEDAQKFGLSQLYQLRGRVGRAGIQAHAWLFYPKHKALSDAARQRLRAIQEFTQLGSGYQLAMRDMEIRGVGNLLGAEQSGQMDAIGFDLYMEMLEESIKEIRGQEIPQVDDTQIDLALTAFIPADYITDLDQKMSAYRSVAAARSKEELVSIAAEWSDRYGNIPKSATQLLRVMELKQIAKSLGFSRIKPEGKQHVILETPMEEPAWNLIRANLPEHLKTRFVYTPGKVTVRGLGALSADQQMESLITWLGKMQGALPEPALV